The nucleotide sequence GGCGCCGGGTGCGCGGGTGCGGCTGCCGTGGAACCCGGGCTACAACGCCCTGGTCTACGCGCTGAACGGCAAGGGTTCGGTCGGCCCCGACCGCCGGCCGCTGCGGATGGGCCAGCTCGCGGTGCTCGGCGGCGGCGACGTCGTCGAGGTCGGCGCGGACGAGAGCCAGGAGAGCCGCAGCCCGAGCCTCGACCTCTACATCCTCGGCGGGCGCCCGATCCGCGAGCCCGTCGCGGCGTACGGACCGTTCGTCATGAACACCCGCGACGAGCTGATCCAGGCGTTCGAGGACTTCCAGGCCGGCCGCCTCGGGACCATCCCGAGCGAGCCGCACCCGGGCCACGACGTGCTCTGACCCGCCGGCGCACCGACGCCCCCGTCACCGTGAGGTGGCGGGGGCGTCGTCGTGGGGCGGTGTCGCTCAGCGCTTCTCGCAGGCGATGCCGTCCTTGTCGCGGTCGAGACCCTTGTTGGCGCGCATGGCCTGGGCGTAGAGCGAGTCGCTCTTGCGGAAGGTCGTGACCGGCTTCCCGGAGGTGCGGTCCCTCGCCTTCGCCTTGCCGACGCCGTGCGGGTACTTCTTGTTGACGCTCGTGCAGTTCTTCCACGTGCCGGTGACGGCACCCGCGGGCGCGGCCGGGCCGATGGTGAGCGCGACGGCGACCGCCGCGACGACGGCTGCTGCGCTGGACGTGCGGGACATGGTGGTGCCTTCCCCTCCTGGTACGGACCCGGTCACGCTACCGGTGGGACGGGTTCGGCCGCAGGCGAACCCGTCAGCCGACGACGCCCTCGGCCAGCAGCGCGACGGCGGCGGCGGCCGCGGTCTCCGGGAGCCCGGCGTAGCAGACGACGAGCCCGCGCACGTCGGACTCGACGGCGTACGCCGACAGCGGGCTCACCTCGACCCCGAGGTCCGCGCACCGCCGGGCGACCTCGTGGTCGTCGGTGCCGTCCGGGAGCCGCAGGACGACGTGCAGCCCCGCGTCGACGCCCTCGAGGACGGCTCCGGGCATCCGCTCGGCGACGGCCGCCACGAGCGCGCCCCGCCGGGCCGCGTACGTCCGGCTGGCCCGCGCGTGGTGCGCCGCGAGCGCGCCCGAGGTGACGAGCTCGGCGAGGGCGAGACCGGTCGCCTCGTTGACGACGAGACCGCGCGACTCGACCGCGACGCGGAACGGGTCACGCAGGTGCCGGGGGACCGCGACCCACGCGACGCGCAGCGAGGGGGCGAGGAGCTTGGAGGCGGTGCCGACGTAGGCGACGTGGTCCTCGGCGCCGGGGAGCGAGCGCAGCGCCGGCAGCGGCGAGACGTCGTAGCGGAACTCGCCGTCGTAGTCGTCCTCGACGACGAGGCCGCCGGTCGTGCGGGCCCAGTCGAGCAGGGCCGCCCGGCGGGCCACCGGCATCCGCGCCCCCAGCGGGTACTGGTGCGACGGCGTGACGTAGACCGCGCGCGCGTCCGAGGGCACCAGGGCCGGGTCGAGGCCGTCGGCGTCGACCGGGACGGGGTGGGTGCGCACGCCCTCGGCGCCGAACGCCGTCCACGCCTCGACGTAGCCGGGGTCCTCGAGGGCCACCGTGCGGCCGACGAGCCCGAAGGCCTCGGGCAGGGCCCGGAGCGACCCACCGACGCCGGGCACGACGAAGAGGTCGTCGGGGTCGACGACGACGCCCCGGCTGCGGCGCAGGTGGTCGGCGAGGACGCCGCGCAGGCGGGTGTGGCGCGGGACCTCGCCCGCGTCGTCGCCCGGCAGGGCGTCACCGACGGCCCGCCAGGCCCGCCGCCACGCGGACCGGTCGAGCAGCGAGGTGTCGGGCCGCCCGGGGCGCAGGTCGAAGCGCGGGCCCGCGGCGGGCGGGGCCGGGAGGCTCGGGCGACCCCGGCCCGGCTCGGGGACGTGCGTGGCGGCCCCGGCGCGCGCCGCCGCGTCGGCCCCGTCGGCGACGACCGCCCCGGACCCCGCCCGTGAGACGAGGAAGCCGGCGGCCGCCAGCTCGTCGTACGCCGCGACGACCGGACCGCGCGAGACCCCGAGCGAGGCCGCGAGGGTGCGGGTGGAGGGCAGGGTGTCGCCCGGGCGCAGCCGGCCGGTGCGCAGCGCCCCGACGACGGCGTCGGCCACCCGGTGGCGCAGCGGGGCGGGGGAGTCGTCGAGGGCCAGGGGCACGTCGACGGCGCGGGGGGAGCGGGCCACGCGCCGCACCATACCGGTCCTGCCGATCTGGCCGGTCGTGGTCCTTCCGGGTGGTCCAGTGGTGTTGGCAGGATGGTCCCGTGACCCTGGAGATGCGCCCGTCGTGCGAGTGCTGCGACACCGACCTGCCCGCCGACGCCGTGGGGGCGGTCGTCTGCTCGTTCGAGTGCACGTTCTGCGCCGGCTGCGCCGAGCACCTCGACCGCGTGTGCCCGAACTGCGGCGGTGGGTTCATGCCCCGCCCGACGCGGGTCGACGACGCCCTGCGCCGCCACCCGGCGTCGACCGTGCGGGTCGTCTCCGCGGGGGAGTGCCCCGGCGCCGGCTATGCCGGTCTCGTGCCCGCCGACCGCACGCCCGAGCGGCTCGCGCGCCACGCCGAGCGTGGCAGCACCGAGCGGGCGGCGCTCGACGCGCTCCTCGACGAGGTGCTCGCCGGGACCCTGTCGACGGTCGTCGACGGGCGGCCGTGGGTCGTCCCGATGCTCTTCGCGCGCGACGGCGACCGCATCCTCCTGCACGGCTCGACCGGTGCGGGGGCGCTGCGCCGGGTCGCCGCGGGGGCCCCGGCCGCCCTGACCGTCGTGTCGGTCGACGGGCTCGTCGTCGCCCACACGACCTTCGAGTCCTCGGCCAACTACCGCTCGGCCGTCGTGCACGGCGAGCTCGTCACCCTCTCCGACGCCGAGCGCTCGCGGGCCCTCGACACGCTCTCGGACCGGCTGCTGCCCGGCCGCACCGGTGAGGTCCGCCCGATGACCCGGCGCGAGGAGGCCGCCACCCTGGCGATGGCCCTGCCGATCACCGACGGGCGCTGGCTGCTCAAGGCGCGCTCCGGCGCGCCGAGCGCCCCGGAGGAGGAGACCGGCGGCGCCTGGTGCGGCGTCGTGCCGCTGCGGACCGTGGCCGGCGCCCCCGAGCCCGCGCCGTGGACCGGCGACGCCCCGGTGCCGGTGTCGGTCGCGACGCTCGTCGGGCGGTGGTCGTGATGACCGCAGCGCCGGTGCGCGCCACCGGGATCGGCTCGTGGCCGGGCGCCTCGTCGCGCGAGGCGGTCCGTACCGTGCGCGACCTCCTCGTCGACGGCGACGGCATCGGGCTGCCCTACCTGCCCGAGACGCCCGCGCGCGGCCCGGGGTCGGACATGGTCGGCCGCGCCGCCGGGATGCTCGTCGACCTGCCGGTCGACCTCCAGCCGAGCGGCTGGCGCCTCGTCGACCGCCCGGGCCGCGACGCCGGCCGCACGGCCTCGCTCCTGCGCGAGGACCTCGACGAGCTCGCCGAGGCCTACGACGGCTGGGTCGGCCCGCTCAAGGTCCAGGTCTGCGGGCCGTGGACGCTCGCCGCCACCCTCGAGCTGAACCGCGGCGAGCGGGTCGTCACCGACCCCGGGGCCGCGGCCGACCTGCGCGCCTCCCTCGCCGAGGGGATGCTCCGCCACGTCGCCGACGTCCGCCGCCTCGTGCCCGGCGCCGAGGTCGTCCTCCAGGTCGACGAGCCGGCCCTGACCGCCGTCCTCGAGGGGTCCCTCCCGACGGCGTCGGGCTACGGCCGGGTGCGCGCGGTCGACCCGCAGACCGTGGCCGCGGGCCTGCGCGAGCTCCTCGCCGTCCACGATGGCCCGACCGTCGTCCACTCCTGCCACCCGGCCGCGCCCCTGCCGCTCCTGCGCTCGACCGGGGCGGGCGCCCTCGCGCTCGACCTCACGGCGGCCTCGCCGGCCCGCTGGGAGAGCGTCGCCGCGACCCTCGAGGCCGGCGTCGGCGTGTACGCCGGCGTGCTCGCCACCGACGGCTCGACGCCGGACACGACCGCGCACCGCACCCTCGTCGAGGGCCTCGAGCGTGCGGGCCTCGACGCGTCCGGGGTCGAGGGCCTG is from Arthrobacter sp. NEB 688 and encodes:
- a CDS encoding methionine synthase → MTAAPVRATGIGSWPGASSREAVRTVRDLLVDGDGIGLPYLPETPARGPGSDMVGRAAGMLVDLPVDLQPSGWRLVDRPGRDAGRTASLLREDLDELAEAYDGWVGPLKVQVCGPWTLAATLELNRGERVVTDPGAAADLRASLAEGMLRHVADVRRLVPGAEVVLQVDEPALTAVLEGSLPTASGYGRVRAVDPQTVAAGLRELLAVHDGPTVVHSCHPAAPLPLLRSTGAGALALDLTAASPARWESVAATLEAGVGVYAGVLATDGSTPDTTAHRTLVEGLERAGLDASGVEGLTVTSACGLGGRTPAVARDVLRAALDTARRLVDGAGS
- a CDS encoding DUF1272 domain-containing protein, with product MTLEMRPSCECCDTDLPADAVGAVVCSFECTFCAGCAEHLDRVCPNCGGGFMPRPTRVDDALRRHPASTVRVVSAGECPGAGYAGLVPADRTPERLARHAERGSTERAALDALLDEVLAGTLSTVVDGRPWVVPMLFARDGDRILLHGSTGAGALRRVAAGAPAALTVVSVDGLVVAHTTFESSANYRSAVVHGELVTLSDAERSRALDTLSDRLLPGRTGEVRPMTRREEAATLAMALPITDGRWLLKARSGAPSAPEEETGGAWCGVVPLRTVAGAPEPAPWTGDAPVPVSVATLVGRWS
- a CDS encoding PLP-dependent aminotransferase family protein — protein: MARSPRAVDVPLALDDSPAPLRHRVADAVVGALRTGRLRPGDTLPSTRTLAASLGVSRGPVVAAYDELAAAGFLVSRAGSGAVVADGADAAARAGAATHVPEPGRGRPSLPAPPAAGPRFDLRPGRPDTSLLDRSAWRRAWRAVGDALPGDDAGEVPRHTRLRGVLADHLRRSRGVVVDPDDLFVVPGVGGSLRALPEAFGLVGRTVALEDPGYVEAWTAFGAEGVRTHPVPVDADGLDPALVPSDARAVYVTPSHQYPLGARMPVARRAALLDWARTTGGLVVEDDYDGEFRYDVSPLPALRSLPGAEDHVAYVGTASKLLAPSLRVAWVAVPRHLRDPFRVAVESRGLVVNEATGLALAELVTSGALAAHHARASRTYAARRGALVAAVAERMPGAVLEGVDAGLHVVLRLPDGTDDHEVARRCADLGVEVSPLSAYAVESDVRGLVVCYAGLPETAAAAAVALLAEGVVG
- a CDS encoding excalibur calcium-binding domain-containing protein, with the translated sequence MSRTSSAAAVVAAVAVALTIGPAAPAGAVTGTWKNCTSVNKKYPHGVGKAKARDRTSGKPVTTFRKSDSLYAQAMRANKGLDRDKDGIACEKR